A window from Pseudonocardia cypriaca encodes these proteins:
- a CDS encoding NAD-dependent epimerase/dehydratase family protein — translation MPPSVVLVTGVSRFLGGHLAARLAQNPDIDRVLGVDTVPPPRDLLRRMGRAEFVRADIRNPLISKVISTASVDTVVHASLSANPGSSGGRVAMKEMNVIGTMQLLAACQKAPSVRRMVLKSTTAVYGSSPRDPALFDETMTPKDLPSGGYAKDAVEIEGYLRGFARRRPDVSVTTLRFSNFIGPRIDTVFTRYFALPAVPIVLGYDARVQLLHEEDGLAVLERAASEDIPGVFNVAADGVLLLSQAIRRAGRVPIPVPSPMVGPVSRLFRSARLVDFSPEQMRLLNFGRVVDNRRLRRQFGFTPRWTTVQAFDDYVRGRGLRPVVDPERFAEVERGVLAAARALR, via the coding sequence GTGCCGCCATCCGTCGTGCTCGTCACCGGGGTCAGTCGGTTCCTCGGTGGTCATCTCGCCGCTCGACTCGCGCAGAATCCGGACATCGACCGGGTGCTCGGGGTGGACACCGTGCCGCCACCGCGCGATCTGCTCCGGCGGATGGGGCGCGCGGAGTTCGTCCGCGCCGACATCCGCAACCCGCTGATCTCGAAGGTCATCTCCACCGCGTCCGTCGACACCGTCGTCCACGCATCGCTCTCCGCCAACCCCGGCTCGTCGGGTGGCCGGGTGGCGATGAAGGAGATGAACGTCATCGGCACGATGCAGCTGCTCGCGGCGTGCCAGAAGGCCCCGTCGGTGCGGCGCATGGTGCTCAAGTCCACCACCGCCGTGTACGGGTCCAGCCCGCGCGACCCCGCGCTGTTCGACGAGACGATGACGCCGAAGGACCTGCCGTCCGGCGGGTACGCCAAGGACGCGGTCGAGATCGAGGGCTACCTGCGCGGGTTCGCCCGCAGGCGCCCCGACGTGTCGGTCACCACGCTGCGGTTCTCGAACTTCATCGGCCCCCGCATCGACACGGTGTTCACCCGGTACTTCGCGCTCCCGGCCGTGCCGATCGTGCTCGGCTACGACGCGCGCGTGCAGCTGCTGCACGAGGAGGACGGGCTCGCGGTGCTCGAACGCGCGGCGAGCGAGGACATCCCGGGCGTCTTCAACGTCGCCGCCGACGGCGTGCTGCTGCTCTCGCAGGCCATCCGCCGGGCCGGCCGGGTGCCGATCCCCGTGCCCAGCCCGATGGTCGGCCCGGTGAGCAGGCTGTTCCGCAGCGCCCGGCTCGTCGACTTCTCACCGGAGCAGATGCGCCTGCTCAACTTCGGCCGCGTGGTGGACAACAGGCGCCTGCGGCGCCAGTTCGGCTTCACGCCGCGCTGGACCACCGTGCAGGCCTTCGACGACTACGTTCGCGGCCGCGGACTTCGCCCCGTGGTGGATCCGGAGCGGTTCGCCGAGGTGGAACGGGGCGTGCTCGCCGCCGCGCGCGCCCTCCGTTGA
- a CDS encoding 30S ribosomal protein bS22 yields MGSVIKKRRKRMSKKKHRKLLRRTRVQRRKLGK; encoded by the coding sequence ATGGGCTCCGTCATCAAGAAGCGCCGCAAGCGGATGTCGAAGAAGAAGCACCGCAAGCTCCTCCGCAGGACCCGCGTGCAGCGGCGCAAGCTCGGCAAGTAA
- a CDS encoding helix-turn-helix domain-containing protein: protein MPSEPSEIHLSQVQFLTVAEVAAMMRVSKMTVYRLVHGGELPAARVGRSFRVPKNAVEEYLRSAYFDAG, encoded by the coding sequence ATGCCGTCCGAGCCTTCGGAGATACACCTGTCGCAGGTGCAGTTCCTGACGGTCGCCGAGGTCGCGGCCATGATGCGGGTGTCGAAGATGACGGTGTACCGGCTCGTGCACGGCGGGGAGCTGCCCGCCGCGCGCGTCGGACGCTCGTTCCGCGTACCGAAGAACGCGGTGGAGGAGTACCTGCGCAGCGCCTACTTCGACGCGGGGTGA
- the proC gene encoding pyrroline-5-carboxylate reductase, whose product MTRIAVLGAGKIGEALLAGLLAGGRSADELVFTERHPERAAELTSRLGVEAVDVATAAQRSDMVVVAVKPQDITPVLTELAPVLRPGTLVVTLCAGLPTALFEGALPAGTPVVRVMPNTPMLVGEAMSAISPGTHATDEQLTAVEKMLASVGRVVRVPESQQDAVTALSGSGPAYFFFLVEAMIDAGILLGLPRAVAADLIVQSAFGAARMLRESTDHPVILREAVTSPAGTTIAAIRELERHGVRAALIAAIEAARDRSVELGRGER is encoded by the coding sequence ATGACACGGATCGCTGTGCTCGGGGCGGGGAAGATCGGTGAGGCGCTGCTGGCGGGGCTGCTCGCCGGCGGCCGGTCCGCCGACGAGCTCGTGTTCACCGAGCGGCACCCGGAACGGGCCGCCGAGCTGACCTCCCGGCTCGGGGTCGAGGCGGTCGACGTCGCGACCGCGGCCCAGCGCTCGGACATGGTGGTGGTCGCGGTCAAGCCGCAGGACATCACGCCGGTCCTCACCGAGCTCGCGCCGGTGCTGCGTCCCGGCACCCTCGTGGTGACGCTCTGCGCGGGGCTACCGACCGCGCTGTTCGAGGGCGCCCTCCCGGCCGGCACCCCGGTCGTCCGGGTGATGCCGAACACCCCGATGCTCGTGGGGGAGGCGATGAGCGCCATCTCACCCGGCACCCACGCCACGGACGAGCAGCTCACGGCCGTGGAGAAGATGCTCGCCTCGGTCGGGCGGGTGGTGCGGGTGCCCGAGTCGCAGCAGGACGCCGTGACGGCGCTGTCCGGTTCCGGGCCCGCCTACTTCTTCTTCCTCGTCGAGGCGATGATCGACGCGGGGATACTGCTCGGCCTGCCGCGCGCCGTCGCGGCCGACCTCATCGTGCAGTCGGCGTTCGGTGCGGCCCGGATGCTGCGCGAGTCCACGGACCACCCGGTGATCCTGCGCGAGGCCGTCACCTCGCCCGCCGGCACGACCATCGCGGCCATCCGGGAGCTCGAGCGGCACGGCGTCCGGGCGGCCCTGATCGCGGCGATCGAAGCCGCCCGCGATCGGTCCGTGGAGCTCGGAAGAGGAGAGCGCTGA
- a CDS encoding thioesterase family protein, with product MQPPAAITDADRPFRDAIGLTALGDDRFAAELGTRFTVGTKAHGGLLMVLLAKAGLARVDAEAPGTAPDPLVVSADYLRAPDPGPVELHTELLKLGRTASVVAVRMRQDGRLMLAATVTAGRLPDDGVRWSDLSGMPAEPTPDAMDPRESGVALGVASACELRYDTPTFAFARGEQGPPLLRGWARPRGEPTDVLFALLAGDILAPTVFNLGGGVGWAPTVQLTALLRERPVPGWLRIEARTTAVTGSWFDEDVTVVDAAGRLVCQARQLALSPLTS from the coding sequence GTGCAGCCACCCGCCGCGATCACCGACGCCGACCGGCCGTTCCGGGACGCGATCGGACTCACAGCGCTCGGCGACGACCGCTTCGCCGCCGAGCTGGGCACCCGCTTCACCGTCGGCACGAAGGCGCACGGGGGCCTGCTGATGGTGCTGCTGGCCAAGGCCGGGCTGGCCCGCGTCGACGCGGAGGCGCCGGGCACGGCCCCGGATCCGCTCGTGGTCTCCGCCGACTACCTCCGTGCGCCCGACCCGGGACCGGTGGAGCTGCACACCGAGCTGCTCAAGCTCGGGCGCACCGCGTCGGTCGTGGCGGTCCGGATGCGCCAGGACGGCCGGCTGATGCTCGCCGCGACCGTCACCGCGGGCCGGCTGCCCGACGACGGCGTGCGGTGGAGCGACCTGTCCGGGATGCCCGCCGAGCCGACCCCGGACGCGATGGATCCGCGTGAGTCGGGCGTGGCGCTCGGTGTCGCGAGCGCCTGCGAGCTGCGCTACGACACCCCGACGTTCGCCTTCGCCCGGGGTGAGCAGGGCCCACCGCTGCTGCGCGGCTGGGCCCGGCCGCGGGGCGAGCCGACCGACGTCCTGTTCGCGCTGCTCGCCGGCGACATACTGGCGCCGACGGTGTTCAACCTCGGCGGTGGTGTCGGCTGGGCCCCCACCGTGCAGCTCACGGCGCTGCTGCGGGAACGTCCGGTGCCGGGCTGGCTGCGGATCGAGGCGCGGACGACCGCCGTGACAGGCAGCTGGTTCGACGAGGACGTCACGGTCGTCGACGCGGCGGGCCGGCTGGTGTGCCAGGCCCGTCAGCTGGCCCTGTCTCCCCTGACGAGCTAG
- a CDS encoding sugar phosphate isomerase/epimerase family protein, which translates to MTSTPLGLPPAPPVVLSTASVYPESARVAFELAAELGYDGVELMVWTDPVSQDVAEVARLAERTGVPVLAVHAPCLAVTQRVWSADPIGRIRRSVAAATTLGCRTVVLHPPFRWQRRYVAQFSDEVARAGEHAGVALAVENMFPITRSGVRTVPYSPGFDPTEVGYAHYTLDLSHTAAAAVDALALLDRMGSGLTHVHLADGSGAPRDEHLVPGRGGQPCAEVCERLAASGFDGVVVIEVSTRRCRTRPERAALLAESLLFARLHLQPTARPAPVPAQ; encoded by the coding sequence ATGACCTCGACGCCGCTCGGGTTGCCACCGGCACCGCCGGTGGTGCTCTCCACCGCCTCGGTCTACCCCGAGTCGGCCCGGGTGGCGTTCGAGCTCGCGGCGGAGCTGGGGTACGACGGCGTCGAGCTGATGGTGTGGACCGACCCGGTCAGCCAGGACGTCGCCGAGGTCGCCCGGCTCGCCGAGCGCACCGGGGTGCCCGTGCTGGCCGTCCACGCGCCCTGCCTGGCCGTCACGCAGCGGGTGTGGAGCGCCGACCCGATCGGCCGGATCAGGCGCTCCGTGGCGGCCGCGACCACCCTCGGCTGCCGCACCGTCGTGCTGCACCCACCGTTCCGCTGGCAGCGCCGGTACGTCGCGCAGTTCTCCGACGAGGTCGCGCGGGCGGGCGAGCACGCCGGGGTGGCGCTCGCCGTGGAGAACATGTTCCCGATCACGCGGTCCGGGGTGCGCACCGTGCCCTACAGCCCGGGGTTCGACCCCACAGAGGTCGGCTACGCCCACTACACGCTCGACCTCTCGCACACCGCGGCCGCCGCCGTCGACGCGCTCGCGCTGCTCGACCGGATGGGATCGGGCCTCACGCACGTCCACCTCGCCGACGGCAGCGGCGCCCCACGCGACGAGCACCTCGTGCCGGGACGCGGCGGCCAGCCGTGCGCGGAGGTCTGCGAGCGCCTCGCCGCCTCCGGGTTCGACGGTGTGGTCGTCATCGAGGTCAGCACGCGGCGCTGCCGCACCCGCCCGGAACGCGCGGCGCTGCTCGCCGAGTCGCTGCTGTTCGCCCGCCTGCACCTGCAGCCGACGGCCCGCCCGGCTCCGGTCCCCGCGCAGTAG
- a CDS encoding Ppx/GppA phosphatase family protein — translation MRLGVLDVGSNTVHLLVVDAHRGAHPTPMTSDKTGLRLAEHLDATGALTVAGSDALVRAVERGGAAAASAGCDDLIAFATSALRDATNSAAVLERVRKQTGVGLEVLPGEDEARYTFLAVRRWFGWSAGQLLVLDIGGGSLELAAGIDEQPAVAASLPLGAARLTREFFRTDPPGREEIDALREHLDAQLAPVAKEFRRASSPDLVVGTSKTFRSLARLTGAAPSGAGLRVRRTLTDVGLRQLAAFITRMSSDDLAELEGVSASRAHQLAAGALVAEAAMRALRVQQLEICPWALREGVILRRLDTLDGTAQIDRSAQDAPERLGRLTTYEARCTG, via the coding sequence GTGCGCCTCGGTGTGCTCGACGTCGGTTCCAACACCGTCCACCTCCTCGTGGTGGACGCGCATCGGGGTGCCCACCCCACGCCGATGACGTCGGACAAGACCGGGCTGCGCCTCGCCGAGCACCTCGACGCCACCGGCGCGCTCACGGTTGCCGGGTCCGACGCGCTCGTCCGGGCCGTCGAACGAGGGGGTGCGGCCGCGGCGTCCGCCGGGTGCGACGACCTGATCGCGTTCGCCACGTCGGCGTTGCGCGATGCCACCAACTCGGCAGCGGTGCTGGAGCGCGTGCGGAAGCAGACCGGCGTCGGGCTGGAGGTGCTCCCCGGCGAGGACGAGGCGCGCTACACGTTCCTGGCGGTGCGGCGCTGGTTCGGCTGGTCGGCCGGGCAGCTGCTCGTCCTCGACATCGGCGGCGGCTCCCTCGAGCTGGCCGCCGGCATCGACGAGCAGCCGGCCGTCGCGGCGTCGCTGCCGCTCGGAGCGGCACGGCTCACCCGCGAGTTCTTCCGCACCGACCCGCCGGGTCGCGAGGAGATCGACGCGCTGCGCGAGCACCTCGACGCGCAGCTGGCCCCGGTGGCCAAGGAGTTCCGGCGGGCGAGCTCGCCGGACCTCGTCGTGGGCACCTCGAAGACGTTCCGCTCCCTCGCCCGCCTCACGGGTGCGGCACCGTCCGGTGCCGGGCTGCGCGTGCGGCGCACGCTCACCGACGTCGGGCTCCGGCAGCTGGCCGCGTTCATCACCCGCATGTCGTCCGACGACCTGGCCGAGCTGGAAGGGGTCAGCGCGAGCCGGGCCCACCAACTCGCCGCGGGCGCGCTCGTAGCAGAGGCCGCGATGCGGGCCCTGCGGGTTCAGCAGCTCGAGATCTGCCCGTGGGCGTTGCGCGAAGGGGTGATCCTCAGGAGGCTCGACACGCTCGATGGGACGGCCCAGATCGACCGTTCGGCGCAGGACGCGCCCGAACGGCTTGGACGCTTGACGACGTACGAGGCACGGTGTACTGGATGA
- a CDS encoding DUF4236 domain-containing protein, producing the protein MRFHLRKTLRLGPVRVHLTERGFSSWGLQLGRWSWNARSRRHTIDTPGPGHLRSRGRRRW; encoded by the coding sequence ATGCGCTTCCACCTCCGCAAGACGTTGCGGCTCGGCCCGGTCCGCGTCCACCTCACCGAGCGCGGGTTCAGCTCATGGGGACTGCAGCTCGGACGGTGGAGCTGGAACGCACGCAGCCGGCGGCACACCATCGACACCCCCGGCCCCGGCCACCTGCGCTCCCGCGGCCGGCGTCGCTGGTGA
- a CDS encoding response regulator transcription factor, with the protein MTRVLIVEDEESFADPLAFLLRKEGFTTAVANTGQDALEEFDRNGADIVLLDLMLPGMSGTDVCKALRTRSAVPVIMVTARDSEIDKVVGLELGADDYVTKPYSARELIARVRAVLRRGGEAGGDTDGPAGVLEAGPVRMDVERHVVSVNGSDVALPLKEFDLLEYLLRNVGRVLTRGQLIDRVWGADYVGDTKTLDVHVKRLRSKVEADPSAPRHLVTVRGLGYKFEA; encoded by the coding sequence ATGACAAGGGTGCTCATCGTCGAGGACGAGGAGTCCTTCGCCGACCCGCTCGCGTTCCTGCTCCGCAAGGAAGGGTTCACGACGGCCGTCGCCAACACCGGCCAGGATGCGCTCGAGGAGTTCGACCGCAACGGTGCCGACATCGTGCTGCTCGACCTCATGCTCCCCGGCATGAGCGGCACCGACGTCTGCAAGGCCCTGCGCACCCGCTCCGCCGTCCCCGTGATCATGGTGACGGCCCGCGACAGCGAGATCGACAAGGTCGTCGGCCTCGAGCTGGGCGCCGACGACTACGTGACCAAGCCGTACTCGGCCCGCGAGCTGATCGCGCGCGTCCGCGCGGTACTGCGCCGCGGCGGCGAGGCGGGCGGCGACACCGACGGCCCGGCCGGCGTGCTCGAGGCCGGCCCCGTCCGGATGGACGTCGAGCGGCACGTCGTGTCGGTCAACGGCTCGGACGTGGCCCTGCCGCTCAAGGAGTTCGACCTCCTCGAGTACCTCCTGCGCAACGTCGGGCGCGTGCTCACCCGCGGGCAACTGATCGACCGCGTGTGGGGCGCCGACTACGTGGGCGACACGAAGACCCTCGACGTCCACGTCAAGCGGCTGCGCTCGAAGGTCGAGGCCGACCCCTCCGCCCCGCGCCACCTGGTGACGGTGCGCGGGCTGGGGTACAAGTTCGAGGCCTAG
- a CDS encoding sensor histidine kinase, with product MDALLCVAIAAGALVLGIMLGLRWGHRREEPIPAQAAPAPEPPVADLLERVFRSTDEGLAVLDSGGDVVLHNPRAAELGVVRGGLPDARAATASQRVLSAGMTVDVDLSPLDHRGRQPAAVLAHVRPLGDGYSMVEAADTSEAVRLEATRRDFVANVSHELKTPVGAMGLLAEAVLDAADDPTEVRRFSTKILNEANRLGNLVTELIALSRLTGAERLPELQVVDVDEVVQEALARSRLSAESAGIEIIVDRPTGLEVDGDLTLLVTALSNLVENAIAYSPADSAVSVSRRRCGRWVEIAVTDRGIGIAPEHQKRVFERFFRVDPARSRATGGTGLGLAIVKHVLANHGGEVRLWSSPGTGSTFTMRLPAHVEPGTEPALPAQGALSDHGPVDPTNRPVDVPDRVG from the coding sequence GTGGACGCGCTGCTCTGCGTGGCGATCGCGGCCGGTGCGCTCGTGCTCGGCATCATGCTCGGGCTCCGTTGGGGGCACCGGCGCGAAGAGCCCATCCCGGCGCAGGCCGCGCCGGCGCCCGAACCGCCGGTGGCCGACCTGCTGGAGCGGGTGTTCCGATCCACCGACGAGGGCCTCGCCGTGCTCGACAGCGGCGGCGACGTCGTGCTGCACAACCCGCGCGCCGCCGAGCTCGGCGTGGTGCGCGGCGGCCTGCCCGACGCGCGCGCCGCCACCGCGAGCCAGCGGGTCCTCAGCGCGGGGATGACCGTGGACGTCGACCTCTCGCCGCTCGACCACCGCGGCCGTCAGCCCGCGGCCGTGCTGGCCCACGTGCGCCCGCTCGGCGACGGCTACAGCATGGTCGAGGCGGCCGACACGTCCGAGGCGGTGCGGCTCGAGGCCACCCGGCGCGACTTCGTGGCGAACGTCAGCCACGAGCTGAAGACCCCGGTGGGCGCCATGGGGCTGCTCGCCGAAGCCGTGCTCGACGCGGCCGACGACCCGACCGAGGTGCGCCGGTTCAGCACGAAGATCCTCAACGAGGCCAACCGCCTGGGCAACCTCGTCACCGAGCTGATCGCCCTCTCCCGGCTCACCGGCGCGGAACGACTGCCCGAGCTGCAGGTCGTGGACGTCGACGAGGTCGTGCAGGAGGCGCTCGCCCGGTCGCGGCTGTCGGCCGAGTCGGCCGGCATCGAGATCATCGTCGACCGGCCGACCGGGCTCGAGGTCGACGGCGACCTGACGCTGCTGGTCACCGCCCTGTCGAACCTCGTCGAGAACGCCATCGCGTACTCGCCGGCCGACTCCGCGGTATCCGTGTCGCGCAGGCGCTGCGGGAGGTGGGTCGAGATCGCCGTCACCGACCGCGGTATCGGCATCGCACCCGAGCACCAGAAGCGCGTGTTCGAACGCTTCTTCCGCGTCGACCCCGCCCGCTCCCGCGCCACCGGCGGCACCGGCCTAGGCCTGGCGATCGTCAAGCACGTGCTCGCCAACCACGGCGGCGAGGTGCGGCTGTGGAGCAGTCCGGGCACCGGTTCGACGTTCACGATGCGCCTGCCCGCGCACGTCGAGCCGGGCACGGAGCCCGCGCTGCCGGCGCAGGGCGCGCTGTCCGACCACGGACCGGTCGACCCCACGAACCGGCCCGTCGATGTGCCCGACCGCGTCGGGTGA
- a CDS encoding phosphoglyceromutase: MARMGTLVLLRHGQSVWNAENLFTGWVDVPLSETGEREARRGGELMRDAGLLPDVVHTSLLRRAISTANIALDACDRHWIPVRRDWRLNERHYGALQGKDKKQTLEQFGEAQFMEWRRSYDVPPPPIDPGSEFDQEGDPRYAAGEVPRTECLADVVERFLPYWESAVVPDLRAGKVVLLAAHGNSLRALVKHLDKISDEEIVGLNIPTGIPLRYELDDELRPTVPRGEYLDPDAAVAAAAAVAAQGR; the protein is encoded by the coding sequence GTGGCGCGCATGGGAACACTGGTGCTGCTGCGGCACGGGCAGAGCGTGTGGAACGCGGAGAACCTGTTCACCGGGTGGGTGGACGTGCCGCTGTCCGAGACCGGGGAGCGGGAGGCCCGTCGCGGCGGCGAGCTGATGCGCGACGCCGGCCTGCTGCCCGACGTCGTGCACACGTCGCTGCTCCGGCGCGCGATCTCCACCGCGAACATCGCCCTGGACGCGTGCGACCGCCACTGGATCCCCGTGCGGCGGGACTGGCGGCTCAACGAACGCCACTACGGCGCGCTGCAGGGCAAGGACAAGAAGCAGACGCTGGAGCAGTTCGGCGAGGCGCAGTTCATGGAGTGGCGTCGCTCGTACGACGTGCCCCCGCCGCCCATCGACCCGGGATCCGAGTTCGACCAGGAGGGTGACCCCCGGTACGCGGCCGGTGAGGTGCCGCGCACCGAGTGCCTCGCCGACGTCGTCGAGCGGTTCCTGCCGTACTGGGAGTCCGCGGTCGTGCCCGACCTGCGCGCCGGGAAGGTCGTGCTGCTCGCCGCGCACGGCAACTCCCTGCGGGCGCTGGTGAAGCACCTGGACAAGATCTCCGACGAGGAGATCGTCGGGCTGAACATCCCCACCGGCATCCCGCTGCGCTACGAGCTCGACGACGAGCTGCGCCCGACCGTCCCGCGGGGCGAGTACCTCGACCCGGACGCCGCGGTCGCCGCCGCGGCCGCAGTGGCGGCGCAGGGTAGGTGA
- a CDS encoding MarR family winged helix-turn-helix transcriptional regulator: protein MSGDETRWLEPDELETWLSYVAATTLLEGALDRQLQRDAGMPHAYYQILAMLSEVPDRSLRMSELAAITQSSQSRLSHAIARLERKGWVRRKPCPADRRSTFAQLTEEGFAALAAAAPGHVRTVRRHLFDRLTPEQVDQLHEITRAVLEGLGVADGDAQAVLPR from the coding sequence GTGAGCGGTGACGAGACCCGGTGGCTGGAGCCGGATGAGCTGGAGACGTGGCTCTCCTACGTGGCGGCGACAACCCTTCTGGAGGGTGCGCTGGACCGCCAGCTCCAGCGCGACGCGGGGATGCCGCACGCCTACTACCAGATCCTGGCCATGCTGTCGGAGGTCCCGGACCGCAGCTTGCGCATGAGCGAGCTCGCCGCCATCACCCAGAGCTCGCAGAGCCGCCTCTCCCACGCCATCGCGCGGCTGGAGCGCAAGGGGTGGGTGCGGCGCAAGCCGTGCCCGGCCGACCGGCGCAGCACGTTCGCGCAGCTCACCGAGGAGGGCTTCGCGGCACTCGCCGCCGCGGCACCGGGCCATGTACGCACGGTGCGTCGGCACCTGTTCGACCGACTGACCCCCGAGCAGGTCGATCAGCTCCACGAGATCACCCGAGCGGTGCTCGAGGGGCTGGGTGTCGCCGACGGCGACGCGCAGGCCGTCCTACCGCGCTGA
- a CDS encoding VOC family protein — protein sequence MPVQRLNHAVLYVRDLARSVTFYAEALGFRVVNEIPERAAFLQAEGSTNDHDLGLFAIGAAAGASAAGRSTVGLYHLAWEVDTLAELRRLAGVLKENGALVGASDHGTTKALYAHDPDGLEFEVSWLVPADRLGPDVGMQTVPLDLDAAIAEYGAQTRGGVGVSV from the coding sequence ATGCCGGTCCAGCGGCTCAACCACGCCGTCCTCTACGTGCGCGACCTCGCCCGCAGCGTCACGTTCTACGCCGAGGCGCTCGGGTTCCGCGTCGTCAACGAGATCCCGGAGCGCGCCGCGTTCCTGCAGGCGGAGGGCTCCACGAACGACCACGACCTCGGCCTGTTCGCCATCGGCGCCGCGGCGGGTGCTTCCGCGGCGGGCCGCTCCACGGTGGGGCTCTACCACCTGGCGTGGGAGGTCGACACGCTCGCCGAGCTGCGCAGGCTCGCGGGCGTGCTCAAGGAGAACGGTGCACTCGTGGGCGCTTCCGACCACGGCACCACGAAGGCGCTCTACGCCCACGACCCCGACGGCCTCGAGTTCGAGGTGTCCTGGCTGGTGCCGGCCGACCGGCTCGGGCCCGACGTCGGCATGCAGACCGTCCCGCTCGACCTCGACGCGGCCATCGCCGAGTACGGCGCCCAGACCCGTGGCGGCGTCGGGGTCTCCGTCTAG
- a CDS encoding GntR family transcriptional regulator → MTAATLDRLAVEPLWAQLLADLRRRLDQDEFAASFPGELALVAEYGVSRHTVREAVRRLREEGLVIAGRGRTPRRAEQAEIEQPLGEIFSLFSAVEAAGRVQRSVVRTLDVRADGVVAARLGLEESTPLVHLERLRLADSEPLAVDRVWLPERLAAPLLDVDFGRTALYTVYASRCGVHVTGGSERVRAVIPGSGERELLAIPDGVAAFAIDRLGCAGERPVEWRQTLVRADRFSVTARFSAREGYRMDISA, encoded by the coding sequence ATGACCGCCGCCACCCTCGACCGCCTCGCCGTCGAGCCGCTATGGGCACAGCTGCTCGCCGACCTGCGCCGACGGCTCGACCAGGACGAGTTCGCCGCCAGCTTCCCGGGCGAGCTCGCCCTCGTCGCCGAGTACGGGGTGAGCCGCCACACGGTGCGCGAGGCCGTGCGCAGGCTCCGTGAGGAGGGCCTCGTCATCGCCGGCCGCGGACGCACCCCGCGTCGCGCTGAGCAGGCCGAGATCGAGCAGCCGCTCGGGGAGATCTTCAGCCTGTTCTCCGCCGTGGAGGCGGCCGGGCGGGTCCAGCGCAGCGTCGTGCGCACCCTCGACGTGCGCGCCGACGGCGTGGTGGCCGCACGGCTCGGCCTCGAGGAGTCCACACCGCTGGTGCACCTTGAGCGGCTGCGCCTCGCCGACTCGGAGCCGCTCGCCGTCGACCGCGTGTGGCTGCCCGAGCGGCTGGCCGCCCCCCTGCTCGACGTCGACTTCGGGCGCACTGCGCTCTACACCGTCTACGCGTCGCGGTGCGGGGTGCACGTGACCGGCGGGAGCGAGCGCGTACGCGCCGTCATACCCGGCTCGGGCGAGCGGGAGCTCCTCGCGATCCCCGACGGCGTCGCCGCGTTCGCGATCGACCGGCTGGGCTGCGCGGGCGAGCGGCCCGTCGAGTGGCGCCAGACGCTCGTGCGTGCCGACCGCTTCAGCGTCACCGCCCGGTTCTCGGCCCGCGAGGGCTACCGGATGGACATCTCCGCCTAG
- a CDS encoding GNAT family N-acetyltransferase has product MDVEAVVAPVTAAGWADLEAVFGMRGDPARCWCQWFYAGAEVGGGAVGERNREALRTQVRQGPAPGVLAHRDGEPVGWCAVAPRPTYTRLQRSEVLRGTPAAELADPTVWSVTCFVVRVGHRRGGLSRVLLDGAVRLAREGGARVVEGYPVDVTAKARTSSAELYHGPLSTFLAAGFREVARPRPARPVVRLEPTP; this is encoded by the coding sequence ATGGACGTCGAAGCCGTCGTCGCCCCGGTCACCGCGGCAGGCTGGGCCGACCTCGAGGCGGTGTTCGGCATGCGGGGCGATCCCGCGCGCTGCTGGTGCCAGTGGTTCTACGCGGGCGCCGAGGTCGGAGGCGGCGCCGTCGGGGAGAGGAACCGCGAGGCGCTGCGCACCCAGGTGCGGCAGGGGCCTGCCCCCGGCGTGCTCGCCCACCGCGATGGCGAACCGGTGGGGTGGTGCGCGGTGGCGCCGCGACCCACCTACACGCGGCTGCAGCGCTCCGAGGTGCTGCGGGGGACGCCCGCGGCGGAGCTGGCCGACCCGACGGTCTGGTCGGTCACCTGTTTCGTCGTCCGGGTGGGTCACCGGCGCGGCGGGCTGTCGCGGGTCCTGCTCGACGGCGCTGTGCGGCTGGCGCGGGAGGGCGGGGCGCGCGTCGTCGAGGGCTACCCGGTCGACGTGACGGCGAAGGCCCGCACGTCGTCGGCCGAGCTGTACCACGGCCCGCTGTCGACGTTCCTCGCCGCGGGGTTCCGGGAGGTCGCGAGGCCGCGCCCGGCGCGCCCGGTCGTGCGGCTGGAACCGACCCCGTGA